The genomic DNA TACGACTGGTTCCGAATGTCGTCGCGCGTAATGGACTTTTACTTTTTTAGCCGCGTGGTTTCCGATGTTGGCGACCGTACCGTTTTCAGTTACAAGGTAGATACCTTAATGGAAGACCGCTTTATGCTATTTCTGAAAGAATACCACAAGGTTTTTCCGCTTACACCACCCGAAGTACATTTAATTAAAGAAGTTTACCGCTTTTTTATTTTAAACTATGTTATTAAAGACGGGCCATACTTTTTCAGAAAATACTATTCTACCAAACTGATTAAGGAAGCCTATGAAACGTATTTTCCTGCCATGGAAGCCAAATACCGTGTAGAGAAAATTTTGAAAACATTAAAACTCTGATGCTGTACTATTATGAGAACAAAAAGTTTTAGAAGTGTAGTGAAAAACTACAGGGCCGTATTTTTTGATGCTTTTGGTGTATTAAAAAATCATTCGGGACTGATTGAGGGAGTAGGAAATACTTTCAAATATTTAGAATCGAAAGGAATTCCTTATTACGTATTAACCAACGACTCATCAAGAAGTCCGGAGGAACTATCGAACTGGTATCAGAAAAGAGGCCTGACCACTATTACCACCGATAAAATTTTATCATCGGGAATGCTGGCCATGGAGTTCTTTAAAACAAAACTGGCCAACGGAAAAGCGGTGGCATACCTTGGAACTAAAGATTCGGCTCACTACCTGGAAACAGCGGGGCAAAAAACAGTCCCCATCAGCGATGTAGACCTGAACGATCTGGAACACATAAAATCGTTTGCTTTTCTCGACGATGAAGGATTTGACTGGAATAAGGATATCGACAAGACCATCAATTTGCTGCGCCACAAAAATATGACCGTTATTGTTGCTAACACCGACATTAACTACCCGGTAAATAAAAACGATATTTCGGTTGCCATAGGTGGGCTGGCCGATCTGGTTGAACAAATTTTAGGGAAGAAATTTATACGTTTCGGAAAACCCGATGCCCAAATGTTCCTGCTGGCTTACGAACGTGCTATGCAGGATGTTCCCAACATTCAAAGAAACGAGATTTTAATGGTTGGCGACACGCTTTTCACCGATATTATTGGCGGAAACAAATTCGGATTGGACACCGTACTCGTTTTATCGGGAAATACATTACCGGATAACGCGAATATTAAAATTATCAGTTCGGGAATTATTCCAACTTACGTTTGCGACTCGGCAGTTATTGATTTTTAATGTGGTCTGGATACTGGATATTGGATGCTGGATACTAGATACTGGATGCTACGATTGCAAACTGAGACTGTAAACTGCGACTGTAATCTAAAAGTTCACCTTACAACTCTGCTGCCACCGCTTTCAGTGCATGAATCAGTAATTGATCCTTATCACGGCCTTTTGATGCAATTCGGATGTGCTTATCATCAAGCCCTATTTTGTTGGAACAGTCACGCACGTACACGCCAAAATCCTGCAGTAATTTCATTTGCAAATCGTAGGCGCTCATGGCAAAATTTATTTTCACCAGAATAAAATTACTGTTCGTGGGGTAAACCTCATATCCTTTAATATTACGCAGTGCCTCATGTAGTTCCCTAACATCCGAAATAACATGTCTGCGGGCCTGGTGGTATTCAATATCGGAATCTTTTAGCTGTGTTAAAAAGTACTCGGCCAGCGTGTTTATATTCCAAACGGGCAATGCATTTCTTATTTGTTGCAGGAAATATTCGTTGGCGGTGCAGCAATAGCCCAAACGTAAGCCCGGCACACCGCAATGTTTACTCATGCTGCGTACAATTACCAAATTCTGAAACTGTTCAACCACAGGCATGAGACTTGGAATTTCTTCGCCTGCAAAATCGATAAACGACTCATCAAGCAGCACCAGCTTTAAATGCTTCGTACGGTTTAAAAAAGCGGTTATTTTTTCAATCGAAAGCAACTGCCCCGTTGGATTTCCGGGATTAATAATTAGCGCTGAAGAAATTTTTTCATCAATCAGCCAATCAGCATATTCTTCCAAATCAAGCTGATATTGTTTGCCGGCAGGTAACTGAAACAACTTCACCTTTTCAAGGTTCTGAATCTTATCGATGTATTCGCTAAAAGTTGGAACAGGGATTCCCATATCCTCAACAAAGTTGTTTTGAATAATCGTAATCAGCTCGGTGGCGCCATTTCCCAAAACAAGGTATTCGGGTTTTATGTGCAAAACGGCAGCCAAATCCTGTTGCGCAAGTTTTGGGTTACTCGATGGGTATGCTTTAAGTACTTCGGGTAGTTTATCCTGAAGTCTGCGTATTAATGCTTCTCCAGGGAAATAAGGATTTTCAATGAAACAAAAATCCACCACATCATCCAGTTGTTCTTCTCCAACAATATCAACCAACGATGGCGAATGCGAAGTCTCTTCAAATAAGTGACGTTTTATTTCAATTTGCTTCCTTATCATGACTATTACTTTTAGGGCATTAATTTTTGCGACGACAAATTTGAGCAAAAAAAAACTGCCCTACAATAAGGACAGTTTCTTTTTTATTTTGCAAATATGTCTTAAATTTTTGCAGCATGAACAGTTTTAATAATTCTTGCTCCAATTTTATAAGGATCACCATTTGATGCAGGACGACGGTCTTCCAAACGACCTTTCCAGCCATCCTCAACAGTTCCTACAGGAATACGGATTGAAGCACCACGGTCAGAAACACCATAGCTGAAATCAGTGATGGCAGCAGTTTCGTGCAATCCGGTCAAACGTTGGTCGTTGTACGCTCCGTAAACATCAATATGTTCTTTAATGTGCTTACCGAACTCTTCGCAAATTGCATTAAATACTTTTTCGTCGCCACAAGTTCTCATTAAACCGTTTGAGAAGTTAGCGTGCATACCTGAACCGTTCCAGTCAAGATCTTTTCCAAGTGGTTTTGGATGCCACTCAACGTCAACACCATATTTTTCAGCAGTACGCTCCAAAAGGAAACGAGCCATCCAGATTTGGTCACCCGCATTGTGGGCACCTTTAGCAAAAATCTGGAATTCCCACTGTCCGGCAGCTACCTCAGCGTTAATACCTTCAACGTTCAAACCGGCTTCCAAACAAATATCGAAATGCTCTTCAACAATCGCACGACCGAAAGATTTAGAACCACCTACACCACAGTAGTAAGGTCCTTGTGGCTCAGGAAAACCTCCTGCAGGGAAACCTAAAGGCAAACGAGTTTGTGGATCGTAAAGGAAATACTCTTGCTCGTAACCGAACCAGAAGTCTTCATCTTCTTCTTCGATATGAGCGCGACCATTGGTTTCGTGAGCTGTTCCATCAGGATTTAGAACTTCAGTTAAAACAAGGTATGCATTTTTACGGTCTGGATCAGGACAAATGAAAACAGGCTTCAAAAGAAGGTCAGAAGCACCACCACCGGCCTGGTTAGTTGAAGATCCATCGAAAGACCATACCGGACAGTCTTCCAATTTACCGCTAAAATTATCTGCTACACGCGTTTTTGCTCTAAGCTGCTGAGTTGGTACACTTCCGTCCAACCAAATGTATTCCAATTTTGATTTCATGATGTAATAAATTTTATTTAAAAATAGATTTTTTCTAACTGTCTCCCACAAAAATATGCTTAAATGAAACTTGTTGAAGCATATTTATAACAAAATGTAATAAATTAATACAAAATTTACATTGAAAATAGATTTTTGTCAAACACCCCAAAATAAACTACACCCCCGCAAAATTTCTTCATGTATAATAAAAAATGCGCTGAATATTCACACTCCCCTCTCAGATATTTACATTTTTTCGCCATGTAGCCCCCAAATCGGAATTCACCCCCATGTTTTATCATTTTTTATCGTTGCATATTGGAGATATTATTTAGGAAATGTAATTTTAATCGCACTGGCATTACCAATTGATTGGTGAAAAACAAACACGAAATTTGAAAATTAAAAACAATACATGCACTATGAAAGTTGACAGACGTGATTTTATTAAAACAAGTGGTATGTTTGCAGCGGGAAGTATGGTTTTACCTCCCTTTGTGCAATCGTGCCAAAACGTACAAATTTCAGCAGACGTGAAAAGTTATTTAGACCATTTTGAAGTCAGTACCGAAATGTTGCAAAAAGTTATTGCAACAGCCATGAGTAAAGGCGGCGATTATGCCGACTTATTTTTTGAACACAAAATTTCAAACAGCCTGGCGCTTGAAGACGGGAAAGTAAACCGCGCTTATTCCAACATCGATTTCGGAGTTGGTATTCGTGTGCTAAAAGGCGACCAAACCGGTTTTGCCTACTCCGAAAATATTGCGCTCGACGATATGCTGAATGCAGCAAAAATGGCCGCTAACATTGCCAACAGCAGCGCCAGTTTTACTGCTGCCGACTACAACGAAAAACTGCCCGCCAACTACTACAAAATTTCGAAAAAGTGGGAAGATGTTTCGGTGAAAGACAAAGTGCCTTTTGTACAAAAGGTAAACGATAAAATATTTGGCCTCGATGAAAAGGTAATAAAAGTAAATGCCGGAATGAGCGATGAAAGCAGTTACGTAATGTTTTACAACTCGGAAGGGCGTCTAACCTACGATTACCGACCAATGGTCAGCTTTTATGCGGTTTGTGTTATGCAGGAAGGTGAACAAATCGAGAATGCTTATTCAGCACGGTCGGTTCGCCGCGGTTTTGAGTGGCTGACTGAAGATTTGGTTGACGAACTGGCCAACGAAGCCGTTGAAAAAACCAATCTGCTGTTTAAAGCCGGGAAACCTAAAGCCGGTGAAATGCCTGTAGTTTTAGGGGCCGGAGGTTCGGGAATTTTACTTCACGAAGCCATTGGCCATACTTTTGAGGCCGATTTCAACAGAAAAGGAACTTCTATTTTCAGCGACAAACTGAATAAAAAAGTTGCTGAAAGTTTCATTAATATTATCGACGATGGTACGCTGCCAAACGACCGCGGAGCCATTAATATAGACGACGAAGGAAACGACGTACAAAAAACCTACCTGGTAAAAGACGGTATCCTGAACAGCTACCTGCACGACCGGATCAGTGCCAAATATTATGGTGTTGAACCAACAGGTAACGGACGTCGCGAATCGTTCCGCCACATGCCAATTCCACGAATGCGATCAACCTACATGGAAAATGGTCCGCACACCACCGAAGAAATTTTTGCTGCTGTTGATTACGGCGTTTATGTCGACAATTTCACCAATGGCGAGGTTAAAATCGGTGCCGGCGACTTTACCTTCTTTGTAAAATCGGGTTACATTATCGAAAACGGAAAACTCACCACTCCTATCAAGGACATTAATATTGTTGGTAACGGACCTCAGGCTTTGGCCGACATTTCGATGGCTGCCAACGACTACAAAAACGACAGCGGCACCTGGACCTGTGGAAAAGACGGACAATCGGTTCCGGTTACACTTGGTTTGCCAACTGTTTTAGTGAAAAAAATGACCGTTGGAGGAACAAATGCATAGCACATGCAGTGTTTAATGTTTAAATTTTAAAACCATGACAAAAGAAGAAAAATATACATTGGCAAAATGGGCTATGAATCATGCATTGGAGAACGGAGCCCAGGAAGTAAGCGTAAACATATCGAACAACCAAAGCAGCAGTGTTGAAGTGCGCGAAGAAAAAATTGACAAACTGGAACAGGCGCTGCAAAGCAATTTATCTATTCGTTTGTTTGTCGACAAAAAATACTCATCGCACTCCACCAGCCGCTTAAATAAAGAAGATCTGGCACGGTTTATTGAAGAAGCTATTGAAGGCACAAAATACCTGTCGGAAGATGAATTCAGAACACTGCCCGATCCTGAATTGTATTACAAAGGTGATGGACAAGATCTGGGTTCCTTAGACGAAAATTTTGGCAACGTTGACCCGGAAGAAAAAATACAGGTTGCCTTTGCTGCCGAGAAAGAAATTCTGGGAAGCAACGAGCGTATTATATCGGTGTCCAGTAGTTATTACGACGGATTGAATGAGCGCGTAATGGTAAACAGCAATGGTTTCGAGGGCGACACAGCCAACTCGTACTTTGGAATATACACCAATGTTTCGGTAAAAGGCGATGGCGATGCCCGCCCGGAATTTGGCTGGGGAGAGACTTCGATAATATACAACGAATTAAAAAAAGAAGGAACAGGAACAACCGCACTAAAACGTGCGCTTGATAAAATCGGTGCGAAAAAGATCGAATCGGGAACCATGCCGATGATCGTTGAAAACCGTGTGGTAAGCCGCATTTTCAGCCCGCTGATGAATGCACTTGACGGATCAGCTATCCAGCAGAAAAATTCATTCCTTATCGATAAACTTGGCGAAAAAGTAGCTTCTGAGAAGCTAACGCTAACCGACGATCCGTTTATTATCGGAGGCCGTGGTTCGCGCCTGTTTGATGGCGAAGGTATTGCTACCAAAAAACGCTCTGTTTTTGAAAAAGGCGTTTTAAAAAGGTATTACATCGACACTTACTACGGCAAAAAACTGGAAATGGAGCCCAACAGCGGATCGACGACCAACCTTGTTTTTGAAACCGGCGATAAAGACCTCGACGCATTAATTGCATCGGTAAAAAAAGGAATTTTTGTTACCGGATTTAACGGGGGTAACAGCAACGGATCAACCGGTGATTTCTCGTACGGTATTGAAGGATTTTTAGTGGAGAACGGTGAGCTTGTTAAACCGGTTACTGAAATGAATATTACCGGAAACATGAAAACCTTATGGGCAAACATTGGAGAAATTGGTAACGACGTGCGCGAAGATTCATCGTGGCGCACACCATCGATTCTTTTCAACGATGTTGATTTTAGTGGATTGTAAAAGCAACAAACTATAAAAAAAGAGCCGTTCTGTAAATTTCAGAACGGCTCTTTTCTTTTTTACCCAATATTACAATTCGAATAAAACCGGGTCGCCTAAACCGATATTCTTTAATGCTGCAAGTTGCGTTTCTGCATCTCCAACAACAACATAATACATGTGTTCGGGATCCAATAATTTCTGAGCCAGTTCTTTGTGCTGCTCAGGCGTTAACGACTTAATAAACTCTTCCTCTTGCTTCACGTAATCGAAAGGCAGATCGTAAGCACTAATAGTGGTAAGCATCGAATGTAATGCACCGAGCGTTTCAAATCCACGGGCATTCGATTTTATCAGCGCATCTTTGGTAAACTGCAAATCGGTATCCGAAATTCCTTCCCGGTATTTTTCAATCTCGTCTTTAAAAATTTGTACCGATTCTTCAGTAGCCGTAGTACGAACGCTTGAGCTGGCCTGGAATGTTCCGTAATTTTTACCTCCCGAGAAATAAGTCCGGGCACCATAAGTATAGCCTTTTTCTTCGCGCAGGATAAGGTTCACAATTCCGTTGAAACTACCACCCAACTTGTAATTCATTACCGTCGCCTTCTCAAAATCGTCAGAAGTGCGTGGGATGGCATTTTGTCCAATATTAATTACCGACTGTTTAGCACCCGGAACATCAACAAAATAGATGGTTGATTTCTCCGGAAGTTTCGGCGCTGCAATTTCAGGAAATACAACTTCATGCGCTTCCCAGTTCGAGCTTAAACCGGCTAGCCCTGTAACAACCCTTTCTTGATCGATTTTTCCAACTACATGCATTCTCGCCACCGATGGCGAAATTGCTTTGTTGTAGAAATCTTTCAGGTCATCCATGGTTATCGATTCCAGACTTTCAACAGTGCCGGAAGTGGGCATTGCCAATATATTATCGTCGCCGTAAACCAACTTATCGAATGCCACCATTGCCAAATAATCAGGATTGGCCTCGTTGCGTTTTACATTGTTTATCATGCGCGATTTTACCAGTTCAAACTGCTCCTCGTCCCAACGCGGTTGCAATAAAATCTCCTCAACAAGTGCCAGCGTTTTTTCATAGTTTCGGGTAAGACTGTTTACATAAACCGAAATATTTTCGGTTCCGGCTCGAACACTGATATTAGCACCAAGCAAATCGATTTCTTCTTCCAGTTCTTCGGGCGTTTTTGTTGCCGTACCTTCCATTAACATACTGGCCATAAAACTTGCCACCCCTGCTTTATCTGTTGGAGCCAGAATATGACCGCCGTCCATAACTATCGAATATTGAACCAAAGGCAATTCGTTTTGCTCGATACCATAAACTTTAATGCCGTTTGTAGTTTCATCAGTCCAAACCTCAGGCACCGAAATTTCAGGATCGGGTCCTTTTGCCGGTTCCACCGAGCGATCAAACTCGGTTGGTGTTTTTGCAATTATTTCTTCTTCGGCAATGGCCGACTGATCAACCTGGGTAGCCTCTAAAATATTCTCTTCAACAATACCTGCATCAACCGAATTTTCGGCAATCAAATCAAGCTGCCCTTTAGGAACAAAGCTGGTTGCCAGGTAATTTTTCCCTTTTATATATTTGTCGTAAACCCGTTTGATATCTTCAATCGTTACGGCTTGAATTTTTGCAATATCTTCCTCGATAAATCCAGGAGATCCTGCAAATTCGTTATACATTGCCAACTGAAACGATTTGTTCAATACAGAACTTACGCCGTTATAAAATTGAGTTTCCAACCCGGCTTTGTGTTTCTCCAGGTCCTTCTCGGTAATTCCTTCCTCTTCAAAAAGCTGAAATGCCTCGAACACCGCGTTTTCAACTTCGGCAAGACTTGTGCCTGCATTGGCATTTACCGAAATAGTAAACTGTCCGGTCAACTCCATCGCACGGCTGAATACCGATGCCCGCGGTGCTAATTTTTTGTCCTTCACAATCACCCGATAGAAAGGCGATTTTTTGCCACTTCCTAACACTTGAGCCAGAAATCTTAGTGCGTAAGCATCGTCGTTGTACTGCTCAACAGTTGGCCAAATCATCGTTAACTGGGGTGTTCTGGCAAAATTATCTTCGTGATACAGCTTTTTAGTTTCATCCAATGTGATATTCTGCGGCTCCATATCTTCCACTTTTTCGCCACCCTTAATTTCACCAAAATACTTCTCGAGCATTGGTTTAACATCCTCTTCCTCAAAATCGCCGGCCAACACAATCGTGGTATTGTTAGGTACATAAAATTTCGAGTGAAATGCTTTTACATCATCTACCGACGCATTGAACAAGTCTTCCATTTCGCCAATTACAGTCCAGTTATACGGATGCCCCTCGGGATACAAATTTTTGGCAATTACCCACTGGTTAAAACCGTAAGGGCGGTTGTCGTAGGATTGACGTTTTTCATTTTGAACAACATTTTGCTGGTTGGCAAATGCCGATTTGGTTACGGTATTCTCGAGGAAACCCATTCGGTCTGATTCCATCCAAAGCACCATTTCCAGTGCATTTTTCGGAACAACCTCATAATAAATGGTCTGGTCGTTTCCTGTTCCGCCGTTTAATGTTCCTCCGGCCGACTGAATTTTTGTAAAGAATTCATCCTGACCAACATTTTCTGACTGCTGAAACATCATATGCTCAAACAAGTGAGCAAAGCCGGTCTTTCCGGGAACTTCGCGGTTTGAACCGACATGGTACATAATCGCAACTGCAACAATCGGATCTGATTTATCCTGGTGTAGAATTACATCAAGACCGTTATCCAGCTGATACTGAACGTAAGGAACCGAAAGTTTGTCATCGCTTTGTTTTGTGGTAGTGCACGAACCCAGAAACAGTAGGAATGCCAAACTGAGACTGAGGAGAAAACTTAGTTTTTTCATGATTAAAGGTGTATTGATTTGTTTTCTACGAAGTTAGCACAAAATATAAATAATCAAAACATTGTTAAGTTCTCAAGTTTTTGGGATCACGCCTCCTGGTAACGACAAAAAAAAACAGGAACCAAAACGGCTCCTGTTTTTCAATGCTACGAAAAATTACTCTATTAAACCATCGGATATTTTTTGAAGATATCTTCCGATTTCGTTAGTATATCCACATATTGTGCCCGCTGGTATGCAAACGGGTCTTTCATATTTTTACGAGACAGTTTTCCTCTGAAATCATCAAGCGTTTTGTATCCTTTATCGTCCATCCACTTATTAATATCCATGAGAATATCTGAAACTACTGATGGTGAATTACGGTAAATAGTACTTACCATTTGAACCACATCGGCTCCGGCAAGCAGCATTTTAATTACATCGTTGGCATCGTAAATACCACGGCTAATACAAATACTTCCCTCAACGTTACCATGTAACAAGCCGGCATAACGCAAACCTACCATATGGTCTTTTGGGTTGCTTAATTCCCAGGGATAGAAATATTCTTCTTTCTCAATATCTATTTCGGGTTGGAAAAAGCGGTTAAATAGTACATAACCATCAGCACCGGCCTCATCAACCTTTTTAATAAAATTCAACGGATTGGTGTAAAACAAACTCATTTTTACACTTACAGGAATTTTAACCACCTGTTTAATGGCCTTAACAATTTGCACCTGCTTGTCTTCAATCGATTCGCCGGTAACCTCGAAATACCCCGGCACTGCGTACAGATTTATTTCCAAACCTGCTACACCTGTTTTCTCCAGTTCCTGCGCATATTCAACCCAGGTTGGTTCGTAAATGGCATTCAGACTTGCAAATACAGGAACATCAACACTTTTTACCAGTTTTTCCAAATTGTATAAATGCTCTTTTGGTCCGGCGTGTTCCAGGCCAGGAAAAAGATCGGTCATTTCTGCGTTTCGGTTTTCATATTCGCTAAGCAGCTCATCCATTTGCAGACTTTCGAGTTGAATTTGCTCCTCGAAAAGCGAACGATATACAATCGCCCCAATTCCGGCTTCTTCAATTTGTTTAATTACATCGGGTTTCGTTACTAAGTTACTTGCTCCAAGTATGAGTGGATTTTTTAACTCTACACCCATATAAGTTGTTGTAAGATTTGCCATGGTAGTATTTTTAATGATTAGAATTTACGTTTTTCTTAGTGTAACTGAATTTACAAATAATTTGTTCAATTACGAAGTTAAATTTTGTTTATGTGCGATAGAGACACTAAGATTTTGAGACTGAGAGAAAGTGAGACTTGAGATGGAAAGATGGTAAGAATTTCATTTTACCGGTACATAAAAAAAACCACCTGCCTCCCGACAGATGGTTTCTTTATAATAAAATTTCTCTTTAAGTTATTCCTTCCCCTTTAGGGGACTGAGTGGTCTACAGCAAACTTAATGTTACAGTTAAACCGGCCATTACAACCGAAACCATAGTCATCAGTTTTATCAAAATATTCAAAGAAGGACCTGAAGTATCTTTAAAAGGATCACCAACGGTATCACCAACAACACCTGCATGGTGAGCTTCACTTCCTTTTCCACCATAGTTTCCTTTTTCAATGTACTTTTTAGCGTTATCCCAGGCACCACCTGCATTGTTCATAAACACAGCCAGTGTAAAACCGGCAGTCAATCCACCGGCCAACAGACCAATAACACCTGCAACCCCCATTGCTGCACCAACAATAATCGGTACAATAATAGCTACCAGCGAAGGCAACAACATTTCGCGCTGAGCACCTTTAGTTGAGATCTCAACACATTTGGCATATTCCGGAGTTGCTGTTCCTTCCAATATACCCTTAATCTCGCGGAACTGACGACGTACCTCCTCTACCATCGCAGAAGCAGCACGACCTACAGCTTTCATGGTAAGTGCGCTAAAAAGGAAAGCCATCATCGATCCGAGGAAAAGACCTCCCAGGAACATCGGGTTGAAAAGTGTAATATCGTAGGCAGCCGAAAAATCTTTTACCGAAGCTGTCGAAATTTTCACCGTCTGCATTCCGTCGTGAACCGCAGGAGCCACATCGTTATAGAAAATATATTGCCCTTTTGTAACAAATCCTTCGCCGCCTTTGGCAATTTTACCAAACCACAAACGAACTTCTTCCATATAAGCCGAAATAAGTGCCATGGCAGTAAGCGCCGCAGAACCAATTGCAAATCCTTTACCGGTTGCAGCTGTTGTATTTCCCAGCATATCCAAAGCATCAGTACGTTCACGTACTTCCGGAGGAAGCTCAGCCATCTCGGCGTTACCACCTGCATTGTCAGCAATTGGTCCGAAAGCATCGGTAGCCAGTGTAATACCTAACGTAGATAGCATCCCTACCGCGGCAAAACCAATACCGTAAACCCCCATTGCAAATTGCGATGAACCACCGGCAGCATAAAAAGCGCCTAAAATTCCCAGTACAATGGTTACAACAGGAATCCAGGTTGAACTCATACCAACAGCAATACCATCGATAATAGTCGTAGCCGGACCTTGTTGCGCCTGCTCGGCAATTCCTTTTGTTGGTTTGTACTCATCAGAAGTATAATATTCAGTAGCCTGACCAATGATTACACCGGCAGCCAAACCGATAATTACAGCCCAGAAAACTCCCCAGGTAATCCAACCTGCAAAAGCCAATCCAACCAGAGCTATCAGAATAAGAACAGAACTACCAAAAGTTCCGATAAATAATGCACGTAATAAGTTTTTCTGTGTTGCCGACTCTTTGGTACGTACCATAAAAATACCAATTATCGACAGGACGATACCAATTGCAGCTACAATCATCGGAGCTGTAACGGCTTTTATCGGATCGATCTTAGCACTTTCCAGTGCAATGGCAGGAAGTGCAGCACCCAATGCCGCGGTTGCCAAAATAGAACCTGCATACGATTCGTAAAGGTCGGCTCCCATACCGGCCACATCACCTACGTTATCACCAACGTTATCGGCAATTGTTGCAGGGTTACGCGGATCGTCTTCAGGAATACCGGCTTCAACTTTTCCTACAAGGTCGGCACCAACGTCGGCAGCTTTGGTATAAATACCACCACCAACACGTGCAAACAAGGCCTGTGTAGATGCACCCATTCCGAAGGTAAGCATCGTTGTTGTAATCTCAACCAGCTTTTGTTGTTCTGTAGTTCCTGCATGAACAAAGTCGAGCCCAAGGAAATGCACACCGTT from uncultured Draconibacterium sp. includes the following:
- a CDS encoding HAD-IIA family hydrolase, whose product is MRTKSFRSVVKNYRAVFFDAFGVLKNHSGLIEGVGNTFKYLESKGIPYYVLTNDSSRSPEELSNWYQKRGLTTITTDKILSSGMLAMEFFKTKLANGKAVAYLGTKDSAHYLETAGQKTVPISDVDLNDLEHIKSFAFLDDEGFDWNKDIDKTINLLRHKNMTVIVANTDINYPVNKNDISVAIGGLADLVEQILGKKFIRFGKPDAQMFLLAYERAMQDVPNIQRNEILMVGDTLFTDIIGGNKFGLDTVLVLSGNTLPDNANIKIISSGIIPTYVCDSAVIDF
- a CDS encoding histidinol-phosphate transaminase yields the protein MIRKQIEIKRHLFEETSHSPSLVDIVGEEQLDDVVDFCFIENPYFPGEALIRRLQDKLPEVLKAYPSSNPKLAQQDLAAVLHIKPEYLVLGNGATELITIIQNNFVEDMGIPVPTFSEYIDKIQNLEKVKLFQLPAGKQYQLDLEEYADWLIDEKISSALIINPGNPTGQLLSIEKITAFLNRTKHLKLVLLDESFIDFAGEEIPSLMPVVEQFQNLVIVRSMSKHCGVPGLRLGYCCTANEYFLQQIRNALPVWNINTLAEYFLTQLKDSDIEYHQARRHVISDVRELHEALRNIKGYEVYPTNSNFILVKINFAMSAYDLQMKLLQDFGVYVRDCSNKIGLDDKHIRIASKGRDKDQLLIHALKAVAAEL
- a CDS encoding glutamine synthetase beta-grasp domain-containing protein; the encoded protein is MKSKLEYIWLDGSVPTQQLRAKTRVADNFSGKLEDCPVWSFDGSSTNQAGGGASDLLLKPVFICPDPDRKNAYLVLTEVLNPDGTAHETNGRAHIEEEDEDFWFGYEQEYFLYDPQTRLPLGFPAGGFPEPQGPYYCGVGGSKSFGRAIVEEHFDICLEAGLNVEGINAEVAAGQWEFQIFAKGAHNAGDQIWMARFLLERTAEKYGVDVEWHPKPLGKDLDWNGSGMHANFSNGLMRTCGDEKVFNAICEEFGKHIKEHIDVYGAYNDQRLTGLHETAAITDFSYGVSDRGASIRIPVGTVEDGWKGRLEDRRPASNGDPYKIGARIIKTVHAAKI
- a CDS encoding TldD/PmbA family protein, with the protein product MKVDRRDFIKTSGMFAAGSMVLPPFVQSCQNVQISADVKSYLDHFEVSTEMLQKVIATAMSKGGDYADLFFEHKISNSLALEDGKVNRAYSNIDFGVGIRVLKGDQTGFAYSENIALDDMLNAAKMAANIANSSASFTAADYNEKLPANYYKISKKWEDVSVKDKVPFVQKVNDKIFGLDEKVIKVNAGMSDESSYVMFYNSEGRLTYDYRPMVSFYAVCVMQEGEQIENAYSARSVRRGFEWLTEDLVDELANEAVEKTNLLFKAGKPKAGEMPVVLGAGGSGILLHEAIGHTFEADFNRKGTSIFSDKLNKKVAESFINIIDDGTLPNDRGAINIDDEGNDVQKTYLVKDGILNSYLHDRISAKYYGVEPTGNGRRESFRHMPIPRMRSTYMENGPHTTEEIFAAVDYGVYVDNFTNGEVKIGAGDFTFFVKSGYIIENGKLTTPIKDINIVGNGPQALADISMAANDYKNDSGTWTCGKDGQSVPVTLGLPTVLVKKMTVGGTNA
- a CDS encoding TldD/PmbA family protein — its product is MTKEEKYTLAKWAMNHALENGAQEVSVNISNNQSSSVEVREEKIDKLEQALQSNLSIRLFVDKKYSSHSTSRLNKEDLARFIEEAIEGTKYLSEDEFRTLPDPELYYKGDGQDLGSLDENFGNVDPEEKIQVAFAAEKEILGSNERIISVSSSYYDGLNERVMVNSNGFEGDTANSYFGIYTNVSVKGDGDARPEFGWGETSIIYNELKKEGTGTTALKRALDKIGAKKIESGTMPMIVENRVVSRIFSPLMNALDGSAIQQKNSFLIDKLGEKVASEKLTLTDDPFIIGGRGSRLFDGEGIATKKRSVFEKGVLKRYYIDTYYGKKLEMEPNSGSTTNLVFETGDKDLDALIASVKKGIFVTGFNGGNSNGSTGDFSYGIEGFLVENGELVKPVTEMNITGNMKTLWANIGEIGNDVREDSSWRTPSILFNDVDFSGL